Proteins found in one Alicyclobacillus cycloheptanicus genomic segment:
- the sufU gene encoding Fe-S cluster assembly sulfur transfer protein SufU gives MQLDDLYRQVIMDHYQHPRNQGSIEGDALSVDLRNPSCGDEITLQLLVNAQGVVEDVRFRGSGCSISMASASMMTEAVKGMPVDKALELSKEFRAMMRGVPPEEVDMGELEALSGVSKFPARIKCATLAWQALEKAVRSEDEAE, from the coding sequence ATGCAATTGGATGACCTGTATCGCCAAGTGATTATGGACCATTATCAGCACCCCCGCAACCAGGGCAGCATCGAGGGCGACGCCTTGTCCGTTGATTTGCGAAACCCGAGCTGCGGCGACGAAATCACCCTGCAGCTGCTGGTCAACGCGCAAGGGGTCGTCGAGGATGTGCGGTTTCGCGGCAGCGGCTGCTCCATCTCCATGGCTTCGGCTTCGATGATGACCGAGGCGGTGAAAGGTATGCCTGTGGACAAAGCGCTGGAGCTGTCGAAGGAGTTTCGCGCGATGATGCGGGGCGTTCCGCCGGAAGAAGTGGATATGGGTGAGTTGGAGGCCCTGTCTGGCGTGTCAAAATTTCCGGCCCGCATCAAGTGCGCCACGCTGGCCTGGCAGGCGCTGGAGAAGGCGGTTCGCTCGGAGGACGAGGCAGAGTAG